ACGTGTCCGAGCGGCCGAAGGTGCAACACTCGAAATGTTGTGTAGGTTCACCCCTACCGTGGGTTCAAATCCCACCGTCACCGCCATGAAAACCCCCTCCTCGTGAGGGGGTTTTCGCGTTTCGGGACCTATCGGTGATCGAGTCTCCCTCATGGCCTCGGGCCGGAAGTGGGCGTGCGAGTGCGTGACGGGGCGCAGCGCGCACTAGCCTTTCAAGGACGAGAGGGCGACATGGCGGTCGATGGCAGGACGCTGACGAAAGCGGAAGCGCGGGAGGCGGCACTCAACGCCCTCGACAAGGCCTGGGCGCTGATCCCCGCCGAGCGACCGGATGATCTGCCGGGGAAGACGAACTCCGAGGGCGTGTACATTCCCGACCATCACCACTTCGAGACCACCGTGTGGGGCGTACGGGTCGGATATCTGGGCACTGCTCACCGCCCATCCGAGGCTGAGAGGCGATGATGACCTGCTCGCGCAGCTCCTCGCTGTTGTGAATGACCGCGCTGCGATGCGGGGCCGTCGCTCCTTCAGGCTGCTGTTCGGGTCGGTGAAGCTCGCCAAGTACGCACCGCAGATCGCCGCTTATGTCGATGATCCCGACGTCTACGGCCACGTCGTCGGAACGCTCTACAAGATGCGGACGCCGGACTACGTCGACCAGATCCGCCCTCATGCCAACTCGCCTTCTGCGTGGATTCGCAAGGAGGCGAAGCGGTATCTGGCGAAGTACGACGCGAACCCCTCCTGAGGTCTCAGCAGCTCGAGGGTGGCCCCCGCGTCACTTTTTCGGCCACGCGGACTCCTTCTTCATGAAACGATGCCTCGTCGGCATGATCTGAGGGGATTCTGTGTGATGAAAGACAACGACGCGATGGTCTCGACGAATGCCGTGTCTCGACGGACGGTCGTTCAGGCTGCCGCATGGTCGCTGCCCGTGATCGCTGCGGCCGCGACCATTCCGATGGCGGCCGCATCCGTGAACTGCGTCGCGACCGTGAGCTCCGCAACAGCGTCGTACGCGAAGCTGAGCGCGACGTCCGCGGTCTTCACCTGGACGAACATCTTCGGCGACGGCAAAGACCTCACGCTGACGCTCGTGAGCGTCCCCAACGGCGCCACCAACATGACGATCAACCAGACGAACAACTTCATTCTGGACCCAGCTATGCAGGGTGGGGAAGCCCAGCCCAGCGTGCGGCTGTCGATGGACACTGTCGATCTGCGGAACATCGCCGGGGGCCAGCGGGTGACGTTCAGCTTCGCTTTCGACGGCGCACCGACGACAGTGGATGCACTCAGCTACACGATCAAGGACATCGACGGTGTTCAGGCGTTGGACGGCCTCGGAGGTGCAGAGCGCGTCTACCTGTCCGAAGGTACGGGCACGTACAACTCTGACTGGATTCGCGGGCAGGGGACCGGCGCCAACCCGTGGCGTCCTTTCACGGGGGCTCCGAACTCCGAGGTGATCCCGAGCAGCGGTGCCGGCAATGTGGCGGTCAGCCTGCCACAGGCCAGCGCCTTCAGTCTCACCTTCGTCGCCAACAACTCCGGCCGCTCGATCAACGACCGACCGAACCAGAACATCTGGGTCGGTCCATTCAGTTTCACAGCCGTCAATCCGGCCTGTGTGCTGTGAGCGACCGATGACCACGGTGCCGCAGACGCGCGCGTCGACAGCACGACAAAACCAGTGGGGAGAAGCACGATGAGCAACGCATCTTTGAAGAGATCGAGCCGAGCGGGGGCTGTGTTCGCGGGGGCGCTGCTCGCCCTCGGCGTGATCTTCGCACCCGGCGGTGCAGCGCTGGCCGCCGAGATCGAGAACGGGGACCCCGTCTACATCGGTGGGCGCGAAGGGTACTCGGGCACCGGGATCTTCCCGATCTGGTCGTCGGGCAGTCAGGCTGGGGAGCCTGACTACTGGGCGTATTGCATCGAGCACGACGTGAGCGCCAAGACCGGTCTCCAGGGCACCGTCGGCGATGTCGACAGCTTCCTCGGGAGCAACTACTTCGCCGATCCTGCGATCCCCGGCAAGGTCCGCTGGGTCCTCGCGCACAGCTACCCGGCGGTGAGCCTCGAAGAGCTGGCGGCGGAGGCGGGCGTGCCCGTGATCTCGCGCAGCGACGCGATCGAGGCCACGCAGTATGCGATCTGGCGCTACACGGATCTCAACTTCGATGCGGCGTGGGCGTGGGAGACGCCCGAGTCCGAAGCCGCGTACTGGTATCTCGTGAACGGCGCGAACGCCAGTCCTGGTCTGACCCCGGGTGAGCTCACCGTCACGGCATCTGTGACGGCACCGAGTGCGGCCCAGATCGCAGGAACACTCGTCGGCCCGTTCGTCGTGAACACCAACCAGGCAACCGTCGCGCTCTCCGTCGACCCCGTCGTCACCGTCACGGATGTGGACGGGAACGCGATCGACGTCAACACCGTCGCCGACGGGCAGGAGATCTATCTCGACCTGCGCGGAACCACGACCACCGGAAGCGCCACCGTTCGGGTCGTCGCGGACGGTGCAGCCACCGGGAAGGTCGTGTCTGTCCCGAACACACCCGGAGGCACGCCGAGCGAGGCGGATCATGCGCAGACGATAATCCTGGTCGCCCCGGGCTCCGCGACCACGACGGCCGAGGCTGCCGTGACGTGGGCCGCAGTGCCGGTGGCTGTCGTGCCGGCCATCGGAACGTCTTTGGTCGACTCCGCCGACGGAGACCGGGTGCTGGCCTGGAACGGCGGCACGGTGATCGACACCGTCGCCTACGAGAACCTGGTGCCTGGCACGGAGTACACGCTCGTCGGTGAGCTGATGCGCAAAGCGGATGGCTCGTCGACGGGCATCACGGGAACGACGACGTTCACCCCGACGTCCGCCAACGGATCGGTCGACGTCCGCTTCGTCGTGCCGGAGGGATTCGCAGGACAGACTCTCGTCGCATTCGAATGGCTGTTCGTGGGGACGGACACGCTCGGCGAACCTGTTGCGGCTCACACCGACATCGAGGATGCGGCACAGACGGTCGTCGTAGACACCACAGTGCCGGTCGCTCCGGTCGTGCCCGCCGCACCGAGCCCGTCGGGCGGGCAGCATCTCGCCGCGACCGGTTCACCGGCGCCGGTCGCGCTCGCCGCCGGTGCGCTGCTTAGCGTCCTCGCCGGCGCGGCTCTGATGATCGCCAGGCGACGATCCGCAGAAGCCTGACTCGACCAGTGAGGCAGGGGAGCGGAACCCGAACCGCACCCCTGCCTCACTCGTTCCCCACGGAGATGCGCCCACAGGAATTTCTGCGAGAGAGGTGCCGCGCGGGCATCCGACTTCTAGGATGTGGATGCGGGCGAGGCGGATCGGCCGTGCTCATCCTCTCG
The DNA window shown above is from Microbacterium keratanolyticum and carries:
- a CDS encoding VaFE repeat-containing surface-anchored protein, yielding MSNASLKRSSRAGAVFAGALLALGVIFAPGGAALAAEIENGDPVYIGGREGYSGTGIFPIWSSGSQAGEPDYWAYCIEHDVSAKTGLQGTVGDVDSFLGSNYFADPAIPGKVRWVLAHSYPAVSLEELAAEAGVPVISRSDAIEATQYAIWRYTDLNFDAAWAWETPESEAAYWYLVNGANASPGLTPGELTVTASVTAPSAAQIAGTLVGPFVVNTNQATVALSVDPVVTVTDVDGNAIDVNTVADGQEIYLDLRGTTTTGSATVRVVADGAATGKVVSVPNTPGGTPSEADHAQTIILVAPGSATTTAEAAVTWAAVPVAVVPAIGTSLVDSADGDRVLAWNGGTVIDTVAYENLVPGTEYTLVGELMRKADGSSTGITGTTTFTPTSANGSVDVRFVVPEGFAGQTLVAFEWLFVGTDTLGEPVAAHTDIEDAAQTVVVDTTVPVAPVVPAAPSPSGGQHLAATGSPAPVALAAGALLSVLAGAALMIARRRSAEA